A stretch of Ferribacterium limneticum DNA encodes these proteins:
- the pseB gene encoding UDP-N-acetylglucosamine 4,6-dehydratase (inverting) — MFDNSSVLVTGGTGSFGRKFIATLLSRYKPRRVIVYSRDELKQYEMQQDFAQEQMRFFIGDVRDGERLRQATRDVDFIVHAAALKQVPAAEYNPGECIKTNVGGAENVIAAAVSNGVKKVVALSTDKAASPINLYGATKLLSDKLFIAANNTVGKQDTRFAVVRYGNVAGSRGSVMPLFRKLISEGAMELPITDPRMTRFWITLQEGTDFVIKAFERMYGGELFVPKIPSALITDLVKAMAPDLPVKLIGIRPGEKLHELMISRDDSPITLEFPDHYVITPSIRFVSGRNYQINGRNETGTPVGEGFKYASDTNPVFLTVPEIEALSRQTT; from the coding sequence ATGTTCGACAACAGCAGTGTCCTAGTCACCGGCGGTACCGGCTCCTTCGGGCGCAAATTTATTGCCACCCTGCTCAGCCGCTACAAACCGCGTCGGGTCATCGTCTACTCTCGGGACGAGCTAAAGCAATACGAGATGCAACAGGACTTTGCTCAGGAGCAGATGCGTTTCTTTATCGGCGATGTCCGGGATGGCGAGCGCCTGCGGCAAGCGACGCGCGATGTCGACTTCATTGTCCATGCCGCCGCCCTAAAACAAGTTCCAGCCGCCGAATACAACCCGGGCGAATGCATCAAGACCAACGTCGGCGGCGCCGAGAATGTCATCGCCGCTGCCGTCTCCAACGGCGTCAAGAAAGTAGTAGCCCTGTCCACCGACAAGGCAGCAAGCCCAATCAATCTCTACGGTGCCACCAAGCTTCTATCAGACAAACTTTTCATCGCTGCCAACAATACGGTAGGCAAGCAGGATACCCGCTTTGCCGTGGTGCGCTACGGAAACGTGGCCGGTTCGCGAGGATCTGTAATGCCCCTTTTCCGCAAACTCATCAGCGAAGGCGCCATGGAACTTCCCATCACCGATCCGCGCATGACGCGCTTCTGGATCACCCTACAGGAAGGTACCGATTTCGTCATAAAAGCTTTCGAGCGCATGTACGGCGGCGAACTCTTTGTTCCCAAGATCCCCTCTGCCCTAATCACCGACTTGGTCAAGGCTATGGCCCCCGATCTACCAGTGAAGCTCATTGGCATCCGGCCCGGAGAGAAGCTCCACGAACTAATGATTTCCAGAGATGATAGCCCGATCACTCTGGAATTCCCCGACCACTACGTGATCACGCCGTCAATCCGCTTCGTCAGCGGCCGTAACTACCAGATCAATGGGCGGAACGAAACCGGCACCCCCGTCGGGGAAGGCTTCAAATATGCTTCCGACACCAATCCGGTATTCCTCACGGTACCGGAAATCGAAGCCCTGAGCCGCCAGACCACATGA